A genomic window from Mesosutterella faecium includes:
- the thiM gene encoding hydroxyethylthiazole kinase, giving the protein MNGVVEQLQASAAAAEIRRMKSLRPLVQCITNDVVQEVTANVLLACGMSPAMVPGLEECAEFARGAADALLCNVGTPNRENVQAMKLAAAAAADAGKPWTLDPVGAGGTAWRDKAIEELIALRPTVIRGNGSEILAAAGFEHRYKGVDSLDSSASALEAAQALAARSGSVVCVTGETDYVTDGRRTVSVSGGCAMVTLVVGTGCALSAMAAGFAAGASDPLASTAACCLLAKRAAERAGQTARAPGSFHNAYLDALYLLSPEEAAGLMSA; this is encoded by the coding sequence ATGAACGGTGTCGTTGAACAGCTGCAGGCCTCAGCCGCCGCCGCGGAAATCCGGCGGATGAAGTCGCTGCGCCCCCTCGTGCAGTGCATCACAAACGACGTGGTCCAGGAAGTGACTGCCAACGTGCTTCTGGCCTGCGGCATGTCGCCCGCCATGGTGCCGGGGCTGGAGGAGTGCGCCGAGTTCGCCCGCGGCGCGGCCGATGCGCTGCTTTGCAACGTGGGCACGCCGAACCGGGAGAACGTGCAGGCCATGAAGCTCGCGGCCGCGGCCGCCGCGGACGCGGGCAAGCCCTGGACGCTCGACCCGGTGGGAGCGGGCGGCACCGCCTGGCGCGACAAGGCGATCGAGGAGCTGATCGCGCTGCGCCCCACGGTGATCCGCGGAAACGGCTCCGAGATCCTCGCCGCCGCAGGGTTCGAGCACCGCTACAAGGGCGTCGACTCGCTCGACTCCAGCGCCTCGGCCCTGGAGGCCGCGCAGGCGCTCGCCGCGCGCTCCGGCTCCGTCGTCTGCGTGACCGGCGAGACGGACTACGTGACCGACGGCCGCAGGACGGTGTCGGTTTCGGGCGGCTGCGCCATGGTCACGCTCGTCGTGGGCACGGGCTGCGCGCTCTCGGCGATGGCCGCGGGCTTTGCGGCCGGAGCGTCCGACCCCCTCGCGAGCACCGCGGCCTGCTGCCTGCTCGCCAAGCGCGCGGCAGAGCGCGCGGGGCAGACGGCCCGCGCGCCCGGATCCTTCCACAACGCCTACCTCGACGCGCTTTACCTGCTCAGCCCTGAGGAAGCGGCCGGTCTGATGAGCGCCTGA
- the thiE gene encoding thiamine phosphate synthase, with protein MNSVNLELYLVLDPVLCGGEDGMVRTALEAVRGGCTIVQLRAPGWKKRRLAECGRALLKALAPSGTPLIVDDHVDVALAIGAQGVHVGQQDLQPQDARRLMGPRAIIGYSVSSGRELALCAPLVQEGAVDYLGIGPVWATATKPDAASPLGLAGFAELAARRPCPAVAIGAVNAGNAASLAGAGADGLAVVSAICGQPDPRAAAALLLHAFRQGLSR; from the coding sequence ATGAACAGCGTGAACCTCGAGCTCTATCTCGTCCTCGACCCGGTGCTGTGCGGAGGCGAAGACGGCATGGTCCGAACCGCTCTTGAAGCCGTGCGGGGCGGCTGCACGATCGTGCAGCTGCGGGCCCCGGGCTGGAAAAAGCGCCGGCTCGCCGAGTGCGGGCGCGCGCTCCTGAAAGCGCTCGCCCCCTCGGGCACGCCGCTGATCGTCGACGACCACGTCGACGTCGCCCTCGCGATCGGCGCCCAGGGCGTGCACGTGGGCCAGCAGGACCTGCAGCCGCAGGACGCGAGGCGGCTGATGGGGCCGCGCGCGATCATCGGCTACTCGGTGTCCAGCGGGCGCGAGCTCGCGCTGTGCGCCCCGCTCGTGCAGGAGGGCGCCGTGGACTACCTCGGCATCGGCCCGGTCTGGGCCACCGCGACGAAGCCCGACGCGGCCTCCCCCCTCGGGCTTGCGGGCTTTGCCGAGCTTGCCGCCCGCAGGCCCTGCCCGGCGGTCGCCATCGGAGCGGTGAACGCCGGCAACGCGGCCTCGCTGGCCGGGGCCGGCGCGGACGGCCTTGCCGTGGTCTCGGCCATCTGCGGACAGCCCGACCCCAGGGCGGCCGCCGCCTTGCTGCTGCACGCCTTCCGACAGGGGCTTTCCCGCTAA
- a CDS encoding DUF2868 domain-containing protein, whose amino-acid sequence MAFFSGKIPGRLKYPIETARTVCLVKAVETSEAGKKYWSQEEASQVTRDLLSETSRSTPPARFIEQRAQLAYSRMAKKSHTLRTLRFGGSPALGYLTSAAIILCAYLIGAFAERFFSSGSEVNLFSPVYGALCLWSLFIYALMIVYGALSLVRRRHMELPFRTVLARLTSGLVAPKLISSGLRRAFLAIWAPACLRLAQFRIARVFHWAFLALTAGVASSLIVRGLGGTYIIGWELPLFDSAPDRVCELFSRLWGWIPQALNLPPLPDVEGVAAMRLDRIAAAPEAASRIAPASAWMPRLFLLALVLIVIPRLLLIAWDSAALRLLKRRVAIPVDDYFRSLLEPGEEHASGPAPEPAAAGAESAAGQAAESSPAAAPKKEAPAKQEGGAA is encoded by the coding sequence ATGGCTTTTTTTTCTGGAAAAATTCCCGGCAGGCTGAAGTACCCCATCGAGACGGCCCGGACCGTCTGCCTCGTCAAGGCAGTCGAGACCTCGGAGGCCGGAAAGAAGTACTGGTCGCAGGAAGAAGCCTCGCAGGTCACGCGGGACCTGCTCTCGGAGACCTCCCGCTCGACGCCGCCCGCCCGCTTCATCGAGCAGCGCGCGCAGCTCGCCTACTCGCGCATGGCGAAAAAGTCGCACACGCTGCGGACCCTGAGGTTCGGGGGCAGCCCGGCCCTGGGCTACCTCACCTCGGCGGCGATCATTCTCTGCGCCTACCTGATCGGCGCTTTTGCTGAGCGGTTCTTTTCCTCCGGCTCGGAGGTGAACCTCTTTTCTCCCGTGTATGGCGCGCTCTGCCTCTGGAGCCTTTTCATCTACGCGCTGATGATCGTCTACGGCGCGCTCAGCCTCGTGCGCCGGCGGCACATGGAGCTGCCCTTCCGCACGGTGCTCGCGCGGCTCACCTCGGGGCTTGTCGCGCCGAAGCTGATCAGCTCGGGGCTGCGGCGGGCGTTCCTCGCCATCTGGGCGCCCGCCTGCCTGAGGCTCGCGCAGTTCCGGATCGCCCGGGTCTTCCACTGGGCTTTTCTCGCGCTCACGGCCGGAGTTGCCTCGAGCCTCATCGTGCGCGGGCTGGGCGGCACCTACATCATCGGCTGGGAGCTGCCGCTGTTTGACAGCGCGCCCGACCGGGTCTGCGAACTCTTCAGCCGCCTCTGGGGATGGATTCCCCAAGCGCTCAACCTGCCGCCCCTGCCGGACGTGGAGGGCGTGGCCGCCATGAGGCTCGACCGCATCGCGGCGGCGCCAGAGGCCGCCTCCCGGATCGCGCCCGCCTCGGCGTGGATGCCGCGGCTTTTCCTGCTGGCGCTTGTGCTGATCGTGATCCCGCGGCTGCTGCTGATCGCCTGGGACAGCGCGGCGCTGCGCCTGCTGAAGCGCCGCGTCGCCATTCCCGTGGATGACTATTTCCGCAGCCTTCTCGAACCCGGGGAGGAGCACGCCTCCGGGCCCGCCCCGGAGCCTGCGGCCGCAGGAGCGGAGAGCGCCGCCGGCCAGGCGGCCGAGTCTTCTCCCGCCGCCGCACCGAAGAAGGAAGCTCCCGCGAAGCAGGAAGGCGGCGCCGCCTGA
- the secF gene encoding protein translocase subunit SecF, giving the protein MEFFRIHRTIPFMKYSIYLNIFSIVMFCLAVFFLATRGLAFSIEFTGGTTMEVTYPAAADTDKVRQLLVEKISPEASVQNYGTARDVLIRVPLKKGESSGEQAKQVMAVLSEQTPGVVQHSVEFVGPQVGQQLATDGATALALVVLGIMVYLAFRFEWKFSVSAVIANLHDIVIVLGLFAFFQWEFSLQVLTSLLAVLGYSVNESVIIFDRVREHFRTMRRASTVEVINSAITATISRTVITHSSTLCMTISMYLFGGPALHYFALALTVGICCSVYSSVFVAAALAMYLKVKREDLVHKPRKQQISEMVP; this is encoded by the coding sequence ATGGAATTTTTCCGGATCCACAGAACGATCCCCTTCATGAAGTATTCGATTTACCTGAATATCTTCTCGATCGTTATGTTCTGCCTTGCGGTCTTCTTCCTCGCCACCCGCGGACTCGCCTTCTCCATTGAGTTCACCGGCGGCACGACGATGGAGGTGACCTATCCAGCGGCGGCCGATACGGACAAGGTCCGGCAGCTGCTGGTGGAGAAGATTTCTCCTGAAGCTTCCGTCCAGAACTACGGGACGGCGCGCGACGTGCTGATCCGCGTCCCGCTCAAGAAGGGCGAGAGCTCCGGCGAGCAGGCCAAGCAGGTGATGGCCGTGCTCTCCGAGCAGACTCCGGGCGTGGTGCAGCATTCCGTCGAGTTCGTCGGGCCGCAGGTGGGCCAGCAGCTCGCCACCGACGGGGCGACCGCCCTCGCGCTGGTCGTGCTGGGCATCATGGTTTACCTCGCCTTCCGCTTCGAGTGGAAGTTCTCCGTCTCGGCCGTGATCGCCAACCTGCACGACATTGTGATCGTGCTGGGCCTTTTTGCCTTCTTCCAGTGGGAGTTTTCGCTGCAGGTGCTCACGAGCCTCCTCGCGGTGCTCGGCTACTCCGTGAATGAGTCGGTGATTATTTTCGACCGCGTCCGCGAGCATTTCAGGACCATGCGCAGGGCGAGCACCGTCGAGGTGATCAACTCGGCCATTACGGCGACGATCTCCCGTACGGTGATCACGCACTCCTCGACGCTGTGCATGACGATCTCGATGTACCTGTTCGGCGGGCCGGCCCTGCACTACTTCGCCCTCGCCCTGACGGTGGGCATCTGCTGCTCGGTCTACTCTTCCGTGTTCGTGGCGGCGGCTCTTGCGATGTACCTGAAGGTGAAGCGCGAGGACCTCGTGCACAAGCCCCGCAAGCAGCAGATTTCCGAGATGGTGCCCTAA